The Candidatus Obscuribacterales bacterium genome contains the following window.
TCTGCTGCCTGATCATCACCGTGGTTATGATCAGGGTCATCACCGTGATCGTGGCCATGCTCATCACCGTGGTCATCGCCGTGATCGTGGCTGTGACCTTCCACATCCTCGTTGGAGAGAACGGCAACCCCTTCACTGGTATCAATCACCACGAGATCTGCGTTACCAGCATTAGCAACGAGATCATCTAAGAAAAACTCCATTTCCAGGCCGTTCTTCACCAACACGTCTGCATCGGCGATCGCCTGCACATCCGATGGTTTCGCTTGGTAATCATGGGGGCCAACATTGGCCGGCAGCAGTTGAATTACCTCAGCGCGATCGCCCGCTACGGCTTTGGTGAACTGGGTGATGGGTACAAAGGTAGTGATCACCTGTAGATCATCGGCCTGTTCAACGGCATCGCCCTGGGTTAGATCCTCATCGGTCACGCCCGTTGGCTCAGACGCACAACTTCCCAATCCAATCACCACCGTGGAGGCGATCGCAAACGAGAACCGGCGCAATAATCCCTGATTTTGAACCATTATGGACTCCTACAATAACGTCACATCAAAGCTTGGCTAGGCCTGGGCCTAGTCTCATGGGCGCAAGAGGTCTGCAACATTTTTGCCATGGGCTAAGGACAGGCTCTAACGGTAGCTGATACCAATTCTTGGATTGCCCGCTACATGTTGCCCTTACCCTAAATCCCTCTCCCAGAA
Protein-coding sequences here:
- a CDS encoding zinc ABC transporter substrate-binding protein yields the protein MVQNQGLLRRFSFAIASTVVIGLGSCASEPTGVTDEDLTQGDAVEQADDLQVITTFVPITQFTKAVAGDRAEVIQLLPANVGPHDYQAKPSDVQAIADADVLVKNGLEMEFFLDDLVANAGNADLVVIDTSEGVAVLSNEDVEGHSHDHGDDHGDEHGHDHGDDPDHNHGDDQAA